DNA sequence from the Dunckerocampus dactyliophorus isolate RoL2022-P2 chromosome 4, RoL_Ddac_1.1, whole genome shotgun sequence genome:
TGTTTCAACCTGCAAGAGAACCACGCCTTGGAAGCAGGTTTATTTCCCAGCAAGACAATAATCCAAAGCATACTGCTAAAGCTACAGTAAAAGACAAAAAGGCAAATGTACTAGAGTGGCTAAGTACAAGCCCAGGTGTGCGTGTTTGTGGGTCGCTTGTATACTACGTAACTTGAAGGGGGTGAATATTTATGCAGTCATTTACTGTaccctatatactgtatttttaattgaCAATTTAATTGACAAAttaataaaagcaaataaaaggaTCAAATATCCAAGGGGGTGAATACGTTTGCAAGGCACTGTACTTAACAGTTCATAAAGGATGTACTTGGGACAAAGAGGAAAAAGGTGCAAATGGCGCTTTgaatacagtcacagatacaatAATGAAAACCAAGAAACCAAAAGCCTTTTAACTTTAGGCACATTTGTAAAACCAAAACATCAATCTTCATttcccaaaaaaacatttcatctaTGGAATCCACTGCTGGTAGGTGGCTATTGATAAATAACAGGAGATATTTAATCTAGTAGTGATCATTCTAAATGAACGCAGGTAGGGTTTGCCAAATCAAAAAACTGCATCAACATAGAATATACTACGTGGTCAACTTAGTATGTTTAAGATAGTAATGCAAAGGGTAACTGAATGAATCAGTCATATTGTTACACTTTTCTATCTTTGTAaaagcacataaaaaaataatgcctTGAATATTAGTTTGTAGCTTTTAAGATTCTCTCATAAATATAATTTCTTCATGGATAACATCAAGTATATTCTCTTCAGCTTAATGAAATCTAAGCATCAcagcaataaaacacaatacatacactgtattataatgttttgtttttgaagtgtAAAGCGGCATTTGAACCAGAGGATGAAGACTGCACTTTCAGTCTTGTCCATGTGAAAGGAGTTAGCTCTCtctttaaaaacacaccaatCTTATTTTTCTAGCTACTGTTCTGTTCCAGTCAACTAAATGACATGGAATAATGATGGAAGCTCCAGATCTGGACATGGTCCGACTTAGCAGAGAAACCGGATGGAGGTGAACCAAAAGTGTTTTTGAAAAGTGGATGATCAAGCCTTTGTTACACGTTGAATGGAACGGTTACTGGGTGCACCAGAAATGCTAACAAAGGGAACTTGATAATTTCATGAGTTTACATAGCAAACTGTACAAAGCTGCTGCTGTGATAACGCACAGAAATTAAACTATACACTACATATACAAATGTACACAAGGAAGACGCCGTCTGGAACAAAAGGGAGCATTTCAATGAATCAAGCTGATTTTCTTAAAATGATAGGAGGAATACGGAGCACTGAAGAGTGGCTGGATGTGAAATCTGTGGAGTTGATGGTATGACAACGTGGCAACTTCCATTTTATATCATCTAGTATTAACACCGATGGCGAAAAGACACAGCGACGACTTACTCTCTAAATCAAATAGGAGCTAGAATGATGTAAACAATTGATTGCTTGTCCACTGACATCAGAATGCCTGTCATCTCCACACACTGTGGACTCATGGATGCTTAAATTAATTGCTCCTTTTCAGTCCAGATGCTCATGCTCCTCAGACACCATTGGCACTCATTTTGCTCTTCTGGGATACCTCAGTGGCTGCTTTAGCCTGCCAcagaaacaacaataaaaagctTAGCAACAATATCGGCGATACGATGCTCCTTGTTATATCAGTGAATTGACACAACACCAAAATTAATTAGAAATACTGTAGTCGTTAAGGAATCGTGCATTATGATTTAAGGCCGATTTAACACAATGAAATTAAACCATATAGTGTGTCAAATGGCACATAATAGTTTCTAGACTGTGCGTGCATACCTGTATACAGTAACAGCCAAAAGTTAGCATTAGTAGCCGTAAATACGTGTGTCCAATCATTTCACTAGTCACGATAATATAACCACCATTTTTAATACTTGGATAAAAATCCATCAAATAAATGTTTGGACGGTACAACTATAATACAAGTGATATTTTCTTATGATTTTCACTTCACCAAaagattttaaataaaacaaacagcagGTAAAAATTTTATGTCCATCATCTCCATTTTCAGTGGCTCAGCAATATTTGGACAACGTCCATGAGCTTCACTGACGTTGCACATTATTTGCATCCAAGTCGCAAAAGCTGTGGTTATATTTAAAACGTCCCAGTCAGATGTCTGGACACACGCTGCTATAAATAAAGTGTCAAAtgttttgactggtactgtatatGGAATGGAAATTTTGTTTAACAGAATTGTCATTTAGATGTCTGTTACTTGATGAGTCAGTGTCCCAAACTAAGAGTCAAGAGAAATGACAAGCTCCGTTCGGGCTAACGGATTGACAACCTTGGTCATTAAAGGATCTACATAGTAGCTTTAATTGTGTTTTGGGAATAAGGGATTTAGCATTAGGAAGGACTTTGTGGAGTTAAAGTAACATGCAAGACACACATTAGACTTGAGTGTGCGCAACAGCTCAGGTCTATAAATAGCTATTTCTAAAATCTCACACTGATCAAAGGATCTCTTGGGCTAGtagacattgttattgttacacCAGCAACATTTAAACAATCACCCACCACCCTCAGGATTCTACACTGTGttagtgttttattttcattatatagGGCAGCTGCTAAATTCAAAATAGTAAACGTGGTCTAATTTGAGCGATTAGAACGTCATGTACGAAAGCCCAAAGCAAGGAAGGACTAATTGGATTGGGGGAAACCCAGTCTGGTTGCCAATCCATCCATTTACTTGTTTCTCTTACACCACAGTAGTGACTTTACAATCCAAACTTACAGTAACTACAATTAATAGTTTAAATGTATTGCTTTCTGCTCACCTGGAGGACTTCAGCAGCAGTAAGAGGTTTGTCCGACATGACAGGAGCCTTGTTCCTTATCTCTtcggtctacatgacaatgatgatgacacataaataaaataaaacaatcacacacacaatagTTTAATATACCGTTAATAAATTCTCACTTCCAGACTTCTTATGTAGCCAAATAAGATGCAAATATTAAAACAGTTCTCAGTGTGACCCAATTCACTTGTAAACCGTTACAAATTACAACCAAATCTATAAATAGTAAATACTCTAAGTTGTGATAAAACTCTCGCAGTATATCTATCTGTTGATTGTAGATGTGATCCAATGGTTTTAGTGATGCTTCCCATATTAGGTGCATCTAATGTCAAGCTCATCTCGTCTGATTCTATTGTGTGTTTAAGGATGGTACAAACCGTTGTGTCTTTGATGATGAGTGCAGGGTCCGCCAGGATGTCAGCATTATCTGAGCTCCCATTTTTCGCCACTGTGGCTTTCTGTAAAAATCACACCCATAAAATGAATGTCTCTTACATCTAGCCGGTATGTTGTGTCTTGAAAAAACAAGTAGTGAGAGGGACACCCAGTGCTGTGCTTGAACATAATTTACCAACATACCAACACCTACTTAACATAGCACTTTGAACCCCTTTCTGTAATCTGTGCGATCAAGTGATTAAAGTAACACTAAGTAGCTTGCAAAAGGCAGACCTCAAGTTTGGGTACAGGCGGGATGACTGGGGCCTTGGGTTTGAGGTCAGTCAGGTACATGGCTCTGGAGAGCAGCAGCAGTGATGGAGGAACGTTCTCGTTTAAGTGCAGGTCCAGCCACTGGATGTAGGAGAGACAGCAATGGGAGTCTATATTATGAGCCACTGAATTTGATGTGATAGATGTAGTGATTATTTCTCATGCCTGGCTACACAGTCACATTAGAAAAGGCACTGTGATCTGAGGAATTGCTTTGCTTACCTGCTGCAGTTGCAGTCGTAGCTGATCTGTGGTGAGTCCTAGAGATCGCATTCCACGGCTGCGACAAGCTGCCTGCAGTTCTGACACACTCATAGCTGCCACACCCTCTGCTGCAATCATCTTTACAAAATACGAGAAAATTTAAAATTTCATTCAGACAAACACCAAAGGAATGCATGTGCAACATCTGCACACTCTGATCAATTAACAACAGCAATACCATCACGACTACTACCTTTCGACATACAGATAGACATTTATATAGTTCATATGATGGCACAGATGTTATGCCTCCCTTGCCGTAAGAAGTATTAGAATGAAACATGTTGAACTATTAGTGAACCAAACCAAATACTGAGAAGTTGACACTGAAGCCTAATACCAGGAATAGACTGCTTCAGTGAGTATGCCTGAAGCATAACGACACCCATCAGAGAGTGGTATGTTGGGAAATAACTATTACATAAAAGGCCTGTCATTCAACTTTCACCTCGTCATCTGATTTGATGGTCCTGAGTTGCATCATCAGCTGAAAGCGCAACAAGTTGTTGGTGCCGATGGGCTGCAGCTCCAGTAGTTTGCACAGAGCCACCAGCTGAGGGCGTTCCAGGTGCTCTAGCGTCAGCTCATCCTCAAACAGCTTGGAAAAGCGGACTATGTCCTTCGTGGTGGGCTGCTCGCCAGTGACCCGAACCTAACGAGAACACACATGAAGTGAAcattaaacaaaacagcataGTCCAGGGGTCGGTAACCGTTACCATCacaagagccattttgcctagTGGGGTTGTGATAGTACACTGGTTAAACCTCACAACCTGACGGCTCGagaaatgtgcagcacagtgaatTCATACAGGTAGCCTGTTCCTTTTAGCTCGCTGGCTAATGTTGCACAACTTAACTATTAATCAGTGGACTTATGTAGTCGCCGGTTCGAGCCCAGTGTCTGTACTGCAAGATTACTACTGTTACACATGTAGatctactttgaaataaattactacttttcagaaaatgggtgcttgttttgaaaatatctTTTCAAGTAATCATtggcagagaagacaaaggaatctGTCCGTGCAGAATTGAAAACCAATTTCTTCtgagatgtttcttttttgggggggatatgCTAATCGTTGAGCTGcactgtggcctagtggttagcatgttggccacacagtcaggagatctggaagatctgggttagaatctgtgtggagtttgcatattctccccatgtgtgcgtgtgttttcttcGGGTAGTGCGGTTTCTTTTTCCCCCATTCCAAAACTAATTAACTGGTGCCcatccaatcaccagtcagaactcagccatGATACATTCACGGTAGGGATGCCCCTGATCAGCattgatttctgtgaaaaagcatgtgatcggcgtatgccgataaatgGCTTTCCATgacgatcacctgtggctagtactattgcagcccgcaacgatccctgcgtgcagtgtagtgtagtgtagtgtcttgcGCTAACGTCTTGGATAGCGCCCTCctactttccttcacactgcacaggcgtgccaaaacaaaataaacatgtctgctgtgtggcaCTTACCTGCCAAcattaaaaaggttttatttaatactgcatttgatgaaaaaacacttgacagagtatgGAGAGtttgaggctcacggtgtgatcatcagtcaaacgacAGCTAATGCAGCCAAAATGCTGGGCAACATTCGCCCATAtatgcgtgacagtcagaatgttaagcaaataacctgaaaaataattgaattcatcagacgAAACGACCACCCTTTGTCAGCGGTGGAGCCCACCTATGTGCTATCTGGAAGtcctagagctccaccaatgtacatccaaagtctccttaaagaaggcgtctcatcctctgtatgtTTCACaagtgatgtactgtatgttctcttgaaaaactaagccaaatatccatccatccatccattttctataccgcttcttcctcattagggtcgcgggggcatgctggagcctatcccagctgacttcgggcgacaggcggagtacactctggactggtcgccagccaattgcagggcacatagagacaaacaaccattcacactcacattaatacctatgggcaatttagagtcaccaattaacctaacatgcatgtttttggaatgtgggaggaagccagagtacccggagaaaacccacgcgcacacggggagaacatgcaaactctacacagaaatgcccaggggagaatcaaacccaggtcttcccgatctccaagctgttactgtgttggccaacgtgctaaccactagaccaccgtgcggcctaaatTTAGATCATTTTCTGattcctttttcatatcataaagGCCATACATAGCAAGGCTGCAGCCAGGAATTGtggggccccatgaaaaaaatcatgtctGATGTCTCTCCCCCACCCCTTTATTAAGTATTactttttattagtaattaccaattttttgggccccagggtagtcaggggaccttggaattgtcctgacttttcccccccTTCTACGGCACcgctggccaatagcactcatctaaataaattgaaacatttttaattgatcCTTGTGatcaatatcagtatcggtcaatttcactcatggatgatgggTATCTGAATCGGCAGCAcaaaaccctgatgggagcataCCTCACGGTCTTACAGAAAGTTGGATACTTTTAACTCTTTTCAAACATGTGCATTGTCCCCACtcgggtgttaaaaaaatacttcagCATTgtgaagggagccacaacaacgAGGATGAACAGCCACAAGATGATGACCCCTGGCTTAGGAAATAGCTTTCCATTATTTACTGTACCGTCTAGTCTAGGGTgttccccgcctctcgcctgaagtcagctgggctctccagcatacccccacgaccctaatgaggataaggtgcatagaaaatggatggatggatgtttacagTACCTGCTGAACATATGTGGAGAAGCGCTGCGTCTCATCCTCCGTAGCCTTGTTCCTACGAGCCATCTCAGCGATGGTCTCCTGGAGAAACTTGGCAAGTTCCAGCTTTGCAGCCAAACCCTTCTTCTGCTTCTCCTCCTGCAGAGTAGATGACAGATATTCCTTATTTTCTCACAAAGTGGCCTCTGTTCAAACTGATGCAATGTATCAAATTGGCGCTTTTAATAAACATCACACGAGATAATTTCCCCCCAGTGGTGCCACTAgtgcaggggtccccaaccactgggccgcggcccggtaccggccTGTGGGTGGGGCCAAAACGGAAAACGGgcgggaagctttcaggtgcaatgataaaaaaaaatttaaaaacccttaaaaaaatatatttgtaaatacattttatgtaaagtcATATCAAtattggaaatatgggccattatttaatttaaaaaataatatacagttgcAAAGCCCGTGTATaggttgtttgttgcgagtagCGCCcagtcccactttgttcgacgagaggcacgttttctcttgcacccagctcgtataaacatcaattgccattctcaccacacaacacatttccgtcctccaaaataagagcaatctGTTCTAAGagcatctgtgactacatcctCCTTACtcacaagcacaggcattacagtttgttgaagattttgtcgcaaaatgtgctgaggctgacatccc
Encoded proteins:
- the letm2 gene encoding LETM1 domain-containing protein LETM2, mitochondrial isoform X1; amino-acid sequence: MAVFSHQVLFAVTRSRGSYLLSKRHSCAPLSSRAYLHIEPPHNISSTNPLRHSRYGHPHSYQGHNLGSVPLARSLHSSCIWLQEIKHDESKTPSPGQNSVLDEKKDTASAVAQPQTASTSTAAAATVPAAQERAVVKKALYLRIVDELKHYYNGFRLLGIDTKVAGRMVWRLLHGQILTRRERRRLMRTCADLFRLVPFMVFIIVPFMEFLLPVFLKLFPEMLPSTFETESKKEEKQKKGLAAKLELAKFLQETIAEMARRNKATEDETQRFSTYVQQVRVTGEQPTTKDIVRFSKLFEDELTLEHLERPQLVALCKLLELQPIGTNNLLRFQLMMQLRTIKSDDEMIAAEGVAAMSVSELQAACRSRGMRSLGLTTDQLRLQLQQWLDLHLNENVPPSLLLLSRAMYLTDLKPKAPVIPPVPKLEKATVAKNGSSDNADILADPALIIKDTTTEEIRNKAPVMSDKPLTAAEVLQAKAATEVSQKSKMSANGV
- the letm2 gene encoding LETM1 domain-containing protein LETM2, mitochondrial isoform X2; this encodes MRTCADLFRLVPFMVFIIVPFMEFLLPVFLKLFPEMLPSTFETESKKEEKQKKGLAAKLELAKFLQETIAEMARRNKATEDETQRFSTYVQQVRVTGEQPTTKDIVRFSKLFEDELTLEHLERPQLVALCKLLELQPIGTNNLLRFQLMMQLRTIKSDDEMIAAEGVAAMSVSELQAACRSRGMRSLGLTTDQLRLQLQQWLDLHLNENVPPSLLLLSRAMYLTDLKPKAPVIPPVPKLEKATVAKNGSSDNADILADPALIIKDTTTEEIRNKAPVMSDKPLTAAEVLQAKAATEVSQKSKMSANGV